acaacagcagaagaccccaccgggtaccactcatatccactacaaataggaaaaagaggctttaatttgcaaaagttgtacagttgaagactggaaaaatattgcctggtctgatgagtctctctgttgagacattcagatggtagagtcaaaatttggcgtaaacagaatgagaacatggatccattatgccttgttaccactgtgcaggctggtggtggtggtggtgtgagggatgttttcttggcacattttaggccccttagtgccatttgggcatcgtttaaatgccacagcctacctgagcattgtttctgaccatctccATCCCTTTATatccaccatgtacccatctcttgatggctacttccaccaggataatgcaccatgtcacaaagctaaaatcatttcaaattggtttcttgaacatgacaatgagttcactgtactaaaatggcccccacagtcaccagatctctacccaatagagcatctttgggatgtggtggaacagggATGTGgttcccacaaatctccatcaactataagatgctatcctatcaacaTTTATAatgaatgctttcagcaccttgttgaatcaatgccatgtagaattactGTAAGGCAGTTTTGGAGaagaaagggggtcaaacacagtattagtacggtgttcctaataatcctttaggtgagtgtatttatatatgtataagtTGGTTAACTTTACAGTTATCGTTCAATGTGTGTTTTAATTCACATGTGTATGCTTGTCCATAGCTTACTTCTCTTTTGAGAACCACGAGGTCATATTCCCCATTGAGATCAGACGTCGGTCAGTTCCTAATCTTTATGACCCGGGGAAAGGTGAGAACAAGCCGTGTTATCATgttagtatttatttttaatggtcTTTCATGTAACTAATGCAGTCCAGTTTTCACAGGAAGTAACATCTAAGACTTCATTTATCGGAAAttgttgataaaaaaataactatgcataaatctctctctcttcttgTAGATATAAACTCCCAGGTAACTCTGCTTGTTAAGGCATTTCTGAGATATAAGGAACTGAATGCTCTTATTCAGAGTATTCGTGTGAACTACCCAAAAATAAAGATCATTATAGCAGATGACAGTCTTATCCCAGAGAAGGTTGTTGGTGATAATATCGAACACTACATAATGCCTCCAGCACAGGTAACAGAGCATCACTTAATCTTGATGATGCTCCTcgtgtttttttgaaaacaatatatgaggagctcagatgcaaaagccccTTCTGTTAAATAGTGATATTGACCaatgctctcggcacatatTACATGTTCGTCAAATACTTGACAAGTGCACTTAGtggattttgcatctgagctcttcattaTTTGCACAACCTTCCATTAAGCATTAaaaagttgttccaaacctgtataaatgtcaaAGAAAGGTATTTTGAAGGATGTTTTTAACCAAGCAGATGTGGGGCAGATCTTCCATAGtaagaagtcaatggtgccccaagTGTTTGGTTCATAACATTTTGTAAAGGTTCACAGATTtgcaggtttggaacaactttttgtgtgaaaacgattaatttaaaatgattgttTGCTTGTTAAGGGCTGGTTTGCTGGCAGAAATCTGGCAGTGTCACAAGTCACGACTAAATACTTCTTATGGTTGGACGATGACTTTGTGTTCCTGAATGAGACGCGTATAGAGAGATTTGTGGAGATTATGGAAGCTGTTCCTGAATTAGATGTGGTAAGTAAATCTGCTACTACTATATTAGTTAAAAATAGACTTATGAACAGGTGCACTAAAAATTCAATTGTAAGTTGATGGATAAGTTATAGACTAATAAGCTTAACTTTCTCAGGTCGGTGGTCAGGTAGAAAGAAATCAGTTTgcctttaaattaaattatgaaGAAGGGACCGGCGAAGAAGGCGGTTGCATCTCACGTTTCATAGGTTCTTACGCACCCCTGCCGGGATTTAAAGGGTGTTTCTTCGTCGATGGAGTTGTGAACTACTTTTTGGGCCGAACAGAAGCTGTGCGTAAGGTCGGTTTTGACCCGTTCCTCAAAAAGGTCGCACACAGTGGTAAGTGGACTGTAAAGTATTAGTTACAGGAATTCTGCCTATAACCCATCATACCTAAACCTTTGATTTGACAATGATCAGCACtgatactgtgttttttttttgttaaccTTCAGAATTCTTCATTGATGGACTTGGAGAATTGTTAGTTGTCACCTGTCAAggtctcataattggtcatcagaaaaaaatgaacacaccCGAGTACGGAAAATACAGACATCCTCCAAAAGCTGATTCAGAAAATAAACTGACTCACCATTATTTCAAGAATCATCTAAAATGCATCAACTACTAAAGGAGATTTACAGGTGAAATCACAACATCCAGTTTATTTGAAATAATCATGATTGAATATTTGTATAAATTCCAATTTTATTCTGTGTTCAAGTCCTTACACTTGTTTTGCTCTTGTTTCAGTGTCATCTGAGCTTTACAGAGTTAAAGGCATCAAACAATATTAACTTTACAATATCAACACATCAATTATATTCATGTTTTACAGTATGTTATAAAACATGACAGACATTAAGTGGTGATATCCATGCCCAGAAAGTAAAGGTACGTTTGTAAGATATCTGCAAAAGATCTGGAGATCTGATGTGTAAAAACATCTGATAAAGGTCAGAAAGAGCTTTTTTATTTGTATCTTCAGTAAGTCTATATGACATCTGTCAGGAAACAGTTTGCAGATGAGGAAACGCTAACAAACACCTTGCAGAAGTAAACACAGATATCAAATAGATGTTtccgagatgtatgtgtgctttcAGGGTTTAGTGTTTAATTTTTAACCTTATGAAAATATTCTGTAATATCATACTTCCTACATGTAAAGTCATAATAATTGCCAGTAGGTTACAAATACATGCTTTGTTTTAGGAGATAACGGAAACATGAAAGATTATTCCAGCACATTTTAAGGGAATCCcccatgttttttatatttatgaatGTAATGCGTCCACTGAAatggacatcacatgttttgtggtTTGAACCAATAAAATgctgatcaaccaatcaaaataaggcaCACTGATTAAACACTGGAAAAATCTGGTCCAAAGgggtaaatatttaaaaagctgCAAACACATACAACATCGACACGCCTTTGCCTGATATTTTGGATATTTTGATACGGACCTTTGCCTGGCTTATCTGAATAATAAATGATTGCATTTGGATATGCCTTTGCATTCTCACTCATAACATTATGGTTATAACATGTTTATATGCTTattgttaaaaattttgcacagtaatattaaaataaatgtggcAAACCCGGATTTTCAGAGTCTCTTTTCCGACTACGCTATTGATTCCAGCCATCgaaaatgtacagttttgtaTTTCAACCGACCTTCTGTATTGACACTTTTTATGACTTTACCAAGTTGATTACATAACTATTCCCGTAAtgtaatataaaatgtttccGTGACATTTACAATAGGCATGTATTCCTGCTCAGGGGAGCAAGATGTTGTTTTCAGTTCAAACTTCTTTCACCATCATTGAATAGCCTGCAGACTTACTGGAAATGTTGCTTTTCTCTGGATTTCTGTAAATTATATGCTTTAGAGAAATGTTATGCTTTTaacaataatttaattaaacagtATACAAGGAAATAAGGGAAACTATCAAGAGTTATATTTTCATCATGTGGGGATTATGCCGAAGTTTTTTTGTCACCGTCCTCTGTATCCAATTTGCATTCCTGCTCTCATTGTTTTATATCGACATTGATACTTGGAGAAAGACTTCAGCAAAGATCCTGAGGTATGTTGTAcactgttgtgttgttttttaacaacTGCATCTGAAAAACTGCTTTACTAAATACATGTCACAGGTAAAAGTAAAACAATGCAGACAATAAAATAACTATTAATAAATTGATTCTAGGAAACAAACCGTTTTATTATTTGAGACACCGGCGCAATACATCCAAAAACTGCGGATGAAACTTTTATAAATCaaagattattttattttatataaagtttGCAACGTGATCTATACCTATATGAAGAaattcgttgcaaaacgagataaatccgtttttaacatttttgtcaaaacatgtttattattatgttatcatgttattttttttttgttttatggtgctactagCAGTATCAATTGGAATGCACAGCCAAAAAActagatttctgaaaaattaaaaaaacggagttatctcgttttgcaacgaaactcttcatatatctTGAATGACTAACATTCTAATACGTGTTTTAATAAACGtattagtcttattttagttttattgcaATCAAAGATTTTTACGTTTTACTTTTCCTCCTTAAAGGTTTGTTTGAATGTTTTGTCTTATTTGAAATTATTGAAAGTCATCTTGAGGACTCTTGGTTAAGAAACACTGCTGTGATtgaaatagttttaaaaaagaATTCTCTCTTCTAGATTTTCAGGCCTAAAATGTGACAATAACCCTCAGACCTCAGATTTCCTCAAACTAAAGTGAGTCAATGTATTTCACAGATGAAATGACACTTCTGGTTTGTTTTCATCTGTTGCCATTACAGTCTAAATCTTTTTATAGTTTATTTCtttatggatttttttattatttgatgtctgtgtttttGACACAGGTGTGCTGGACAGGGTTTTGATTAATCCAGGAATAGAAATGAGTTATAcccagcaaacacagaacgTCTCCTAACGTTCCCATATGGTTCCCATTGATAATAACCTAAAGAGAATGGTTCCCTGTAGGGTTTTTTGGTAAAGCTGCAGGGCAGCACAGTGATGCCCACTGCTCCATGTCTGTACTCCTGCTAGCcatctgatttttttaagtgaaaacatgattaaatcaattttttattctttaataaaatatacagaACAATACAATGTATGAAAAATAGTACACAGTATTGTGGGTTACATtacataaacataaatataaagagAGTTAAACTGGCTTAATTGATTTACCCCATTGTAGAGTCTTACAAGcaacagtatttttttttttagttcctcaaggaaattaaatatatatcaaGATCTTTCTTAAAGATAAAAAGAGTTTTCTTCGAGAATTTGTATTTGTGAATATAAAATGTAGCAAGGAGAAGCAGCAAGTTAAGAATGCATTTAAAGTGATAAGGGTCTAATCTCATAGTTTTACCAAAGACACTGACGTAGATTAATGACGCTCTGCAGAAGCATGGGATGAtgagatttgttgtttttaacttAATGGACATCAATCAGACGGGAACGGGAACTCATGTTAAAGGATGACGTAAAGTAATTAACTTgtataaatgttgcgtttgatgaaattgttttatgtcattatgtaaggttCATGTACGAAATTGTTAAAACTTTCCTGCTAACTAGCAGGGAACGTTCTGggaactaaaaacaaactttccTAGAACGTTCTGGAAAATTGTTAGATGGTTATTAGGACCTTTATGTAGTTTTACAAACTTAGAATAATtattggtgtgcatcttgagacaaagcAATGCTttatttaagatatgtcagtgtaaGCTTATTTCCGTTAGGACAactcaaacaagcattttagtcttgCACTAGACTTTAGCCCTTCTTATTTTTTATGCCCCAGTATAGGACCGTTTTATGACAGTCCTTCCTCATGTAACTGCCGAAACAACCAGTCGGCCGCCCAGTTTGTGTCAAACGATGAATTAGAAGATCTACAGAGACGTCGAGCAGAAGAGTACAGACAACATCAGATCAGGTTCTACCAGATTCATTATTTTAACTAACTTCACAATTTTTCTATTGCGCTTTCACAGTTTTGCAGTGTTTACAGAAAacagatatttgtatttttaatatgACATG
The DNA window shown above is from Paramisgurnus dabryanus chromosome 23, PD_genome_1.1, whole genome shotgun sequence and carries:
- the LOC135768282 gene encoding beta-1,4 N-acetylgalactosaminyltransferase 2-like, encoding MWGSCRRFFIIFLCFEFAFLLSLFFIGIDVWRKTSAKVLRFSDLRCENKTRTLDFLRPSIGPFYDSPSSCTCRNNQSAAQFVSKDELEDLQRRRAEEYRQHRIRTGRENDVLVLAPPNTPLQYPIRGFRVTPMTKTLIPGLAVQTQNRDLYKVSLRVQKGLLSVMDVKEDEKIVFGQNEGNLTISSSSLEHLNELLSRVTYTSTIFHIKTEDLAYFSFENHEVIFPIEIRRRSVPNLYDPGKDINSQVTLLVKAFLRYKELNALIQSIRVNYPKIKIIIADDSLIPEKVVGDNIEHYIMPPAQGWFAGRNLAVSQVTTKYFLWLDDDFVFLNETRIERFVEIMEAVPELDVVGGQVERNQFAFKLNYEEGTGEEGGCISRFIGSYAPLPGFKGCFFVDGVVNYFLGRTEAVRKVGFDPFLKKVAHSEFFIDGLGELLVVTCQGLIIGHQKKMNTPEYGKYRHPPKADSENKLTHHYFKNHLKCINY